Genomic segment of Dermacentor albipictus isolate Rhodes 1998 colony chromosome 5, USDA_Dalb.pri_finalv2, whole genome shotgun sequence:
TGACCTTGCGCGCCGCCGGCATTGCCGCGGCTCCCGAGCTGGTCGCATTGAACGAGAAGTGCGTAGACTCGGAGTCACGGCGTTCCCGGGCTGGTTCCGACAGCAGTGCGCCCTGAGCACGATGCGCGCGATGAGAAGTCTTGTCGCGCTTTTGTTCGCCAGCGGGTCCTGCCGCAGGGCGCGCCGGCTTCTCAGCTGCTTTCCTGCTGACATCCGACCATAGTCTGCGCTTCCGTTCTGCCAGCGACATCGTCTTGGGAGGAAAGGCGCTGTCCTCCGGTACCGGATACGGCACCGCAGAGCGCGGCCCGGGGTACATGGCCGCCAGGGCCGCTCTGCGAACCTCGCTGCTGGCGAGAGCTGCCCTCTTCATTAGCTCAGTGGCTAGGAAGTCTCGTCGGCGCCGTTCCGTCTCGGTGTCGTACTGCAGCCTCCGGAGTGCCAGCGAAGCTATCCGAAGGTCCTCGGCGACTGCGGCCGTGTACTTGATGTGCTGCGTTGTGTCCGCGGCGCAGCGGGTTTCCCACGGCTGGTAAAGCCTCGAAGCGCTCTGAGCACGCCGAGGGGATTTCTCCCTCCAAGAAGAAGAGCGTCGGCTCTGAGAAGTATGTTCGTAATCTTCTTCCTCAGGTTGCCAATGTGCATCCTCGCCTATCGCAGCGGGCGACCTGCTTTCCGAAATACCCCTCTGTGAAATACGTCGCGTGTAACAAGTCTCGACCGGCTCCGCGACGCCGTGGGCCTCTTGTGGGGGTGGCAGGCTTTTGTAAATTGCTCCCGAAAGCGTCTCATGGTCGGCAAGAGCATAGTACCGTGTTCGCGATGACCTCCTAGTTGACAATGACCGAGAGGCTCTCCGAGGCGGGAGTTCCACCGCGTGCTGGGGCCAGCTCCTGGACGGCCTTCCGGAAGCTGCTCGAGACATCTCCCTCTGGCCTAACATGGAAAACGTTGATGGCGGACTTGGGGGCGATTCGCTCTGCCACATCTGCGCGACGGACGTTCTTTCAGACGCCAACCGCCTAGGAAGCGCTAGAGAGAGCCTTTTCCCTTGCTGGGCCCGCGGGTCAGCCAATGCGACGCTCTGGTAGAAGGACTCATCTTCCTGGCTGTCTTGCAAGTATGATGTTGGTCCAAAGGGCCCGCCTGACGTACCGGTGGAACGTGTGAAAATAACGCTAGCTCTTCTGCTAGGAGTCAGCATTGATGCTTGCGAAGCGGATAAGGGGATAGTCTGAGCCATTTCTCTTTGCAAAATTCGTTGTGGCTCGGCATAGATTGTCTCCTGGTCTAACGTCATCTGTGACTGTACCTCATGTGGAATAGTCATTTGTTTGCTAGTTACTTTCTGACCTGGGCCTGAGATCTCCTTAGCAGGAAACGGCTGCAATGACATAGGCTGGCCTGGAAGTGCTTGTGTTGGCACGGGCTGGTCTGCAAACGATGTAGTTTGTTCCGGCGTATATTGTGACGCCATAGACTGAGTAGGCCTCGGCTCTTGTGGCATAGGTTGCGTTGACATTAGCTGACTAGGCAATGTTTGGCTAGACGCTAAGTTCCCTTGCATCAATTCAGCAGGGGTAGGTTGAACAAGCGTGAACTGTCCTGACATTGGCTGACTAGACAGTGAATAGCTAGGCGCCATATGACTTTGTATCGTTTGAGCAGGCATATATTGAGCAAGCGTAGGCTGTCCTCGCATTGTCTGATCGACGGTCATCTGCTGATCAGCAATTTTGTCATCAGGTGTCGGCTGACCGAGAATTGGCTGGCCAAGGTTCGGCTGAAAAGTAATCAGGTGCGTTTGTTGATCAGAGATAACGGGTGCAGGCTGTTCACCAGCGTTCACAGGTTGACCAGCTATCAGTTGGGAAGGTGGTGGGGGCACTTGTGAACCCTGAGTGTCCAGGAACGGCAGGGGATGCAATTGAGAAGTGACCTGAGGTGCTGCCCCCGCGGCGGCATACTGCGATGTGCCCGCCCGCTCGCCGTAACCAAGAAAAGCTTCCAGATGCGAGAGAATACCCGAACTGGGTGCCGAGCGACCCAGCAGCAGCGGCTGCTGGGTCGCTTCGGAATATGAGCGCGGGAGAAGATCCACGGGACTGCTGGGCAGCTGGGACGCgacgggttctttttttttcttcttcttcttcttggctTTCTTGCCCTTGATGGCGTCCTTTGCTTCGCTCCCGTCCAACTTTTCCGCGCCGGCTTTGGGGTGGAGGACCTTCTTGGAAACGCTGGCCTTGCTATCGGACCTGCCTTCTTTGCTGGAGGACTTCTTAGAAGCCTTCGGCTTCTTCAGCGAGCTCGTGCTCAAGTCTTTGCTGGAGGCAGCTAGCGAAGCAATCTTTCCGACGCCGTCATGCGTTGCTGCGTCGTCGatgaccttcttttttttctgcttcttctttGATTTCTTGCCACTCGCCGACCCGTCCACCCTGGGAATCTTCATGGCACTCTTCTTCGGTTCGGAGCCCGCCGGCTGCCCCTTGCCTAGCTTGGCGTCACTTCCTTTCACGGCATCCGCCATGGCAAATCGCACACTGTGGAGCTGTGAGGAGACGCCGGCCGCGATCACAAAGGCAGGAGAGAGATCGAGCTGTTCGCGTGCGATCGTTCTTGTTCTCTTTCTTGTTCCCGAGCAGTAATTACCCACTACGGCGGAAGAAGCATGTTAAGTATGTTTGATAAATCAAACTAAAGCTTAGCTAGGAAAGGGCGGAATAATGCCTTTCTTCAGCCCAATTTCCTTAGTTATACAACCCAATTAAATTGTCTGCATTCCTTTGCGAAGGCTTACCGCGAACAGATTTGTACGCGTCATTGAAAAACAAAGTTACCGATTACAATTACTTCATTGAAAAATGTAGCTGATTACACTTACCAATTACGAAAGCTATTGACTTGTATTGACGTTGCCTTACGTTAGCATTCTTTGCGAATTTCATGCAGTGCCTTTCAGAATGATGTCCATTTGTAGCCATTTTCACGTCAACTTGTGCTTCTGGGTGTGCTGTGGTTGCTGGATATGCGCTCGAATAGACAGTTTGGGAATAGGCAAATTGGGCCATTGGGTATGTGCGGCTGGGCATGTGACACTGAAGGTACGTGAACATTTGGGCAATCCTCCAGAATAGGCTTGTGCCACTGCGTAAGTGGCCCGCATAGATAAGCAGAACAAGGGGCAAGGAGAAGTCGATAGCAGAAAAAATCGACGAAGGCACTCCCCCTTCGTGTGACAAGTCACTGTTTCAATAaaggttcattcattcgttcgggtcagctacagagaagtgaaaaGGTTGGCATAGAAAGCAGCCGTGTGTGGAGAAAGAAGTGAGCAGAATGGGACCACGAAGAGCATGCACTGAACTGTGCTCGGTTCTTGGCCAGTCGCCCCAGAGTGGGCGTGTGCCACTGACAACATCTGGCGCGGATATGCAAAATGTCATAAGGTTTTGAgggacgtaaaaaaaaaatggtttctttcctattttttgcagaaaaattaaaaaagaagtgaaaaaagaaagacgattgCACGCAGAGCTATGAAAAACCTGACACATTTATTTTTTAACACTAAAAAGAATACAATTGTTAGATTATTGCATCACAAAAGTCCCAGCAGAGCTTCAGGGCTCAAAATCTAGGCGCGATTGTCACAACCGCTGCTAGTACACGGTCCAACAATCCGAATCGAGTGTAGCCAGAGGCTTAGCTCACTCGACATGACGGTGCTGACGACAGCCTTTTAAAAAGAAACCTTTAGATCCgtagctctgggccgtccggcaagccgaagatgccgctcgagtccaaggacttcgagccgtcacctgaggccaccacagcaagcactgccggactattctttattaaagtttcttcttctttagaTCCGTAGAAAGGAGTCGCATCGTAACAGAAGAATTCCGCGGGGAAGctctgttttcttctttcttttccaattttattctgattgaaaaaaaaaacgaaaagaaccTTTTCTTTCCCCGAAATTTTCAATGTCTCTTTCAACCGCTTACATCTCTAATCTAGCGTGCGTTGAGCTTGAGAAGTGAAGGAGATGTCGGTAGCGGAAGTTTGAAGAAGTCAGCCACACAGGAGTGAAGAATTGGGCGCTGCATTGGTGTGTCGCTACGTTGATCCAATGCTATAATCACATTACCGTCGACATTTGTCGTCCAATGGGTTCGCgggatttctctttctttctttctttctttctttctttctttctttctttctttctttctttctttcttttgttattatGCGCTGACTGATTCTTTAGTTTTGCTTAAACAGCGCAACAACATTGCATTGTTTAGTCTGTGTCGTTCGACAAACTATCGGCCATTTTCGTTTGCCCGGTTTCCCATTATAGGCGGCGAAAGGAGACTTTATTACAGGTGGCAACAACATGCAGTCTTAACCTCTGCAGCAGCTCACTTTCCCGCTGTCGAAGTTACAAATGCAGCCATgctgatttctttttgtttactttttttttaaacctcgATAGCTTCCTTATGGGCGTGTTTACCTGGCCAAATGGGCCCGCTCGGGAATTCCCGTTTGTGTGTTGCGGGCTGAGCGCGAAGCTTCACGGGCGTTTTAAAAATAGCGTACCCAAGCGGCTTTCCGTACGCAAAGACCCAAACTCCATTGTAGACTCTTCACGAGGTGCTGAGAGGAGGCGTCACTCCCTGGCGCGCACCAATAGGACTATTGGTGCGTGCGCGTCACCGGGTAGCAAGCACGCTATAGCGTTCCTTCTCGCGTCCGTTCTGCAGCGTTGTCAGTGTTCGCCTCGCATCAGTTATATAAAGAAAGGCGCTCCGAGGTTTCCGCAGTGCtacagctaaagaaaaaaaaaaatagcgcgcgcacacagacacgcgcgcgcgcacacaggtAGTGCGTGCAGGGCAAGTTCGTGCGCTTTGTTGACATCAAAACCAAGAGTAAAGAAAAGCTTccaggcaaaaataaaattactCTTTCATTGGGTCGCCAGAAATCGCTGCCTTTACTCGTCCAAAAGCATTACACGATATTAAATCATTCTTTGTAAGCAAACGCTGTTTAAATCGTATACGTGCGATCTTCATAGTCTTGCAGCTTCGGTGCATTTCAGTGATCCACAAAGTAGCGGGGTCGGAAAGCTTGTCACTTACTTAGATAATCAGCTTCTGTTCTTTctgcatataatttttttttttctctctatctcagGCACTTGCGGGGGTATTCTAATCATCATAACAGTGATTCATGGTTGCACTCACCTCGTCTAGGAAATGTCGGTTTCGCCTGAAACATTAACACTGAAAGGAATGTATTAGGCTATTATACGAAGTAATATAACGCTCGTTCTCGCGCGCTGCTCGGAGCGAGCATCGCGCGAAAGCGAGCGTGCGCATGGAAGTATGTGTGGACAAAAAAATGGGTCCATTTTCGCGCGTCGCACCGACACGTCTCCCGTACTGTCGATTCAGCGTGAGAGCGACATTGAGAAGATTATTAGCACAGACACTTGAGTAAGGCTTTTACGCCCAGGCATCCAGACATCAGCATTTTAGAGGGTCATGGCTGAAAACAGCATTTCCCCAGAAGAACTTACGCATATCATAAGAATCAAGAAGGCAAGAACATGGTTGAAATTTTTCCATATACATGCAAGGTCTGTCTTGCCAAAACGGGATGACCTACTGCCTCTCTTGGATTCCTGTGGTACTAATTTTGATGTGCTGATGTTTACCGAGACACGGTACAGCGAGGATTCTGAGCATTTTGTGATCCCGGGCTATAGCCATTTCTATTTGAATTAGCGGGACAGACGTGGCGGTGGTGTGTCATTGCAGATAAATCTTCCAGGTTTCCAATTATTGAATGATTTTACTACGACTACTTTAGACCATGAAATTTTGTGCATTAGAAACGGTAAAAACATGTTTGGCGTTGTGTACAGGCCACTAAATGGCAGTATTCCAGCATTTCTTATTTTCCTTAGCAATTTGTTTTCACATGCAAATGAAAATGGATACACGCTAACACTAAGTGGTGATTTCAATATTGATATCTTAATTGACTCCGGACCTGCTATAGGTTTACTACGGATTTTACAATGCATTGGTTTTCGGAATGAAATAGCATCTCCAACATGAATTACGACTTCATGCACATCTCTATACCAGACATGTTTACCACGAACACTCGTGCCGAAAAATCTATCTCCAATGTCCTCAGCTCCGATTTGAGTGATCATTTGCCCATTGTATGCAGCCAATCGAGAAACGAGAAGCTGCAGAAATAGAGTACCGCGATATTTCAACATTCACATTAGAAAATTTCCTAGAGAACGTCAAGCATGTTGACTGGAGCAAAGTGCTGCCGATTACAGATGCAAATGCGTCCTATGATAAATTCCTAGATCTTTTCAAACAGTGCTATTATGCCTCTTTTCCAACGAAAGTGTTTCGTAAGAGTAAAAAATCAAGGAAACCTTGGGTTACTCGACACCTGCTGAAAATTATTAAAATCAAAGATAAAATGTTTCAGGCGTTTCTTCAGTCTTGTGACCGCAGCAAGTTTATAGAATTTAAGTCATTTAGAAATCAGCTTATCAAGGCAATTAGGAAGTCGAAGGAAGAATACTACAGACGTATTTTCGATAATGATCGACTGCATAACAGTGATGTTCTTTGGAAGAAACTAAATACAATATTAAACAGAAAGCCTATGTCTAACTGTATTGAtcctatggtgttaggctgctgagcacaaggtcgcgggatcgaatcctggccacggcggccgcatttcgatgggggcgaaatgcgaaaacacccgtgtacttagatttaagtgcacgttaaggaaccccaggtggtcgcacCAAAGCAACTAAAGCCACAAATAATTTTACTGCACAGACTTTCTGCATGctttctgcgagaaaaactgggcATCCGCCAGCGTCCGCGCAACGAACGCGAACTCACTAGCAGAGTGAAAAGAGCAAGGCGCCATAGACCAGGAGAGAAGAAGAACAGAAACGACAGGACTTCTGTTCTACTTCTGTCCTGGTCTGTACTGCGCCTTGCTCTTTTCATTCAGGCATGacccaactagcccaagcaagagttttacttactcactagcagacgacgcacttgacgaCAACTAAACTGAAGGCGTCACATTGTATAACCCATGCTTCAGATATGTATACGAAGCAAAAAGGTGTCCATATAAATTAgcagttgaaataaagcaccattataaGAGCGTACCGGCGCAATCGGTCTCAGCGCCCTCAgagaaattacgttgaatatgcccCGTAGCTAGTCTCCGCCCCAATGAatagatggatgaatggatggaatggaaggtaggagcgtcccctttgaaacggggtgatggcagttgccaccatgctcagctttttatttttgtttaactgtgttgcAAGGTATTAAAATTAGCCATCTTCTTTAAATActtcttcctacacttttaacgtTATGTTACCTCTTTGCTTTTGAGGCACAAATCTTCCAATCGctttttttgctaatttccacctcatatttatttacatgattaTTGTTATCTCTAAACCCTAGGATCCCAGGAAGCGTGACTCTGTctgcatcgacatcgggatgaataccatcacattttagtgtGAGGCGTTTTATTGTTTCTTCAGATttaccacttatgtccaggaaggctaaaaacagaggtctattttccgccttagctctttctatgcactgggtaagcacgaacaggctatcatctaagctcctaccacttctgaaccatttcttaagttctccgagtattctattactttctacccatgactgcatatTTAATTTCACCACCTGCATcaccagcctatatataactgatgttatcgtaattgaaGGATTTTATGTTCGTCTTATCGCCTTTCCTTtcataaatcaaattcattttactctgtttccagctgtgcggaatttgcttatttgttatgactatCTTCAATGCTCTTAAttagcgtttccttgcttctagggccaagttcattaattaacttgattggaatttcgtctattcctgtggacgtgcattttggaacgtTTGCATctgcctttttccagttaagatagGTCAGTTCTAAGTTGTTTTCTATTgtgctatcctgtgttgctccctAATTTGAGGCGATTACcgtatcgtctttcctaaatgactcagctataactgaaccaatgtagttcacagcgtcatctccctctaaacattTTCTCTCGGCATCGCgaatctgttcctgctttctgtgattcgctttacccagccagcttatatggttccagaattttcttgacccccctttagttgcatcgcgaacttcagccagccagcgatcagaggattTTAGCCTgaacgaggacctgcacttgtttcccttgtcgataagattcccattttggcctatttcctcttcagataactgtgctctctttgcttctctgtgttacCGTGATGCCAACCATCGTTGTTCGATGACCtccctaatttccttattccaccagcttcgtggcttcctctttcctctccagcggtttactccttttacttcttttatttttgtgctaatgagtagttctagctgattataatcccactttTCCGTGGGATGTTTCTCTATCGCTTCCTTTAggccagccgctatttgcgctatttgtttgTCATTTAATTTTGCTTACTCTTTTcgacttccctgcatttctcttttgagcagAGAAGGCAAAATCCACTTCAGTTCGATCACAGCGCCctcgcacaatttttccacacTCGGCACCTCAGCGTTATgcatggatgggtggatggatgttgtgagcggcctctttggaacgggacggtgggttgcgccacgaagctctttctattatgctgcctaatgtcctatctaggtttaaaaaaaaacaaaaaaaaaaccagacgccatcaactcccacaaccaaattttctgactccctattgcgaactttgcttttgtacgtctccgttttctgtcgtttccctacttttcttccaccagtcttccaatcgcctcttactgatttctattgtggacatgtttccttttcccctgatctcgctgaatccaagggcttcaaggaggccagtggtgcctaaatcgaccgctgggcagacgtctgcacattctaataaaacttgctctatcgtttccctagctttaccgcagcaagcacatgcttcttcttccttcttatatatcgctttataggcGCGTGTTAAGGCTGTTAAACAACATCTACCCagacgttcagccggaatgcaaatggtgccaggaactggccacctatgaccacatattatggagctgtagcatagcgccgccaccggcggatattatgcatgatccttctctcgagcagtgggaggccgtgttggcctcCCACAGaacccggtcgtccagaccagggccgtggagtgggccacccaggtcgccgtcagccatgagctgatccatctagcacggaatcgtccgcacgtacatgcgttctgacgaaaataaagttttcccatccatccatccattgttcTCGCTTCacaaagtaatgagcttccctttgagttatcataaattgtttctttcctaatttcgttttttcctcttaagtagttactcacggcatgcttcttttccattgccgccacccatgagattataagcggacaaattcgatatgtcattttacatcttacgtgaatttgttacgtgggttacaagagttctgcaaaagcagtatttccatattactatttttttaatattcatgtgtaacatatcaattttgtccgctttagatgtgatattagatgcgattcacagaattgtattatcatttttagttgttgagttacagagttgtaaacttgatagtttcgtttcttgcaaattttcgatttttgccaatttttaataaaaagttgacaacctaactcaaataTTGGAAaccgacagtcactagattttaagtttttcttttaaatgcaacaaaccttgtcaaatttggtgcagtggttgccaagaaaaacaaattctccttttacgtgtatttatgtaggagcgcccgagctaaagcttaagAAGTGCTGTCAGTGCGTTTAATTtgcgtgcatcgtgcgagctcctgatagcagacgacatagcgctgcgcccTGCCAACTCATTtgcgcttgcgataccgcctgtcggctgagtatgaaaaagaatgacgccaccaatctggccgctcacgtttacgtgAGCAGCCAGAttgtggcgcagagctcaaccacacaaacacaaagctaattactatgtactgcttagctgctggggtaaattttcgacagcagcgtgatcgtgttcacaattacgccgctgccacaaatttgcaccagcagcgaagcagggtATAGTGGATtgctgcagttttagctctgtgtttgagTCTCTAATAAATTACTTCTGGATTGCGCAAACGCCCGGtacacacgtttatacttcagaacttgacgtataatatttaatttatattttatatttatttagcaagcagaaacctTCCGCAGtacctcgattagctcgtcatataaatGACTAACACTTCAGAGGTGGTACCCTCTCATCtgttggtcgcgtcctccccttcatccaccaccggcttgggagtggaatgaatgaatgaatgaaaactttattgttccaccgagctggggtgcccgcctcttaacctacacgtaggtaggggaggaggacgaagcagtccccgcgcgttgaggaccgtgagtcttcacggcctcaacggccaggcggattgctcgacgctggtcgtcttcagcctcgctctggagcaaggcctcccaggcttctctactgacaatgttttccttggcccctggggagccagcacactcccatattatatggtctagcgtacctttttgcttacaaattttgcagagggcgtcgttatagtccctcgtctgtgttaagtagatccaatgtggtgatgtgtaattgtttccctggaggcgtcgccaaatgcgagcgtcctccagagaaaGGGGAGTGGCACATTCAGTGacgtaagctgctgctgctgctgctgatgatgatgatagcaactttattgtatcgccggataaggaggcccctactccccgtccccggcacacaggccttggggacgggggacggaacctccgcgattagaagcaagcaaagaggtcttgactctttgcggcttcttccaccaggcggatggcgtgttgtTGTTGAAAAGcaaagtgacgtcattttgttcttgaacgcgcgaaatttgttttggtggactgccattagagctgtatattcaaatgccccgccattcgacttgatgaccgtttcgagctttcagcgcggaaagcaatgcaggaaaaggccaTCGGTACGGGTGTCGAAATTGCACCAGTGCACAGagcatactttctttggaggccaacGAACGCTTTAGGTGTGTACTGCTGGTCCTATGGGTGTCTTGccctggagtttgaggtatagtagcggcgcttGGTGGCAGCGCGCGAAACGAAAGActgctgccgtcgcggcgcgtacgatcgtacgctcgagcagttcgtacatcgcggcatgCTGAGAGACCGCTGCCGTctcggcgcgtaccgtcgtgcgctcgagcatatccgtacacatgatgtctgcttatcgctactgtgaattcatttatagcatgcatttcctcgcgtttgtgcgactgaatctagcagcgtgcaaaccttactcgaagttcaacttcgtacgcgactcgcttcttttgcgattgacaccgcgcttaaacttcgccgcttatttcttgaacggcgtaggcgtattcggcgttgcataatttattgcctttacgcagcgtgccacct
This window contains:
- the LOC135902344 gene encoding uncharacterized protein isoform X3; this encodes MADAVKGSDAKLGKGQPAGSEPKKSAMKIPRVDGSASGKKSKKKQKKKKVIDDAATHDGVGKIASLAASSKDLSTSSLKKPKASKKSSSKEGRSDSKASVSKKVLHPKAGAEKLDGSEAKDAIKGKKAKKKKKKKKEPVASQLPSSPVDLLPRSYSEATQQPLLLGRSAPSSGILSHLEAFLGYGERAGTSQYAAAGAAPQVTSQLHPLPFLDTQGSQVPPPPSQLIAGQPVNAGEQPAPVISDQQTHLITFQPNLGQPILGQPTPDDKIADQQMTVDQTMRGQPTLAQYMPAQTIQSHMAPSYSLSSQPMSGQFTLVQPTPAELMQGNLASSQTLPSQLMSTQPMPQEPRPTQSMASQYTPEQTTSFADQPVPTQALPGQPMSLQPFPAKEISGPGQKVTSKQMTIPHEVQSQMTLDQETIYAEPQRILQREMAQTIPLSASQASMLTPSRRASVIFTRSTGTSGGPFGPTSYLQDSQEDESFYQSVALADPRAQQGKRLSLALPRRLASERTSVAQMWQSESPPSPPSTFSMLGQREMSRAASGRPSRSWPQHAVELPPRRASRSLSTRRSSRTRYYALADHETLSGAIYKSLPPPQEAHGVAEPVETCYTRRISQRGISESRSPAAIGEDAHWQPEEEDYEHTSQSRRSSSWREKSPRRAQSASRLYQPWETRCAADTTQHIKYTAAVAEDLRIASLALRRLQYDTETERRRRDFLATELMKRAALASSEVRRAALAAMYPGPRSAVPYPVPEDSAFPPKTMSLAERKRRLWSDVSRKAAEKPARPAAGPAGEQKRDKTSHRAHRAQGALLSEPARERRDSESTHFSFNATSSGAAAMPAARKVTSKSALVRKPSRASLAAVSESSSSEGSGCDLCGGLWRGLVREAPSEESSLPQIDEVLELGGRVSGPVTWPLSCPGSRKRSSVATVTVLSAVRRGSRRGSRRRPSEKPKHEAPDKTGDIEQTMPSPLEGFPAISGDLVASIAGKGDVHADEWNDTMGENTWSQKKGDVTPPDLDAGVPEPGQNGTTEAEGPPVREDDVETGMSKFAESSVHMFPESGVAAFFLVACLVWLAVMVFAGSAHHGSVTDEARTGRSRPDDEHSSLPWPPNERPTRYRTARPQTRSGASVKWLVCDSAPCLSEANRLAALLEGEPCRNFYDYACQRVDDAPPLPIHGTASSADTRLADALEDTLLAYVRNAAHGDVAPARELLAACGTGSAQDLSEFVAAYVRPSWPTSYVSSDLAVWEAAGRLLRELDVAALVSAAPVARRTATVALGPAELLLKPGDDASHRQLLSDAVRAAVAFVAPSADVRTVADDVLKVLSDLSKIQDAALSARGPVQDTLPLYNLSAGLATLATCVQPSRGPRSAAGVPAGGARRPGSADSGAHVDRPAGGPLPAQPAAAPPAAGPRRAPGGAQCARHSAGALLSGATRGLQALERPLARAGRRHGQRHGPQEQRDAQGPHGRRCRRPLGRLGPGHAACVDTRRGPAAATRAVRLHLAAQQLAAHSANGTGGSALVHRLGRATQGHSGRVRFPRARVSGGESPERGRLPPQRLGCHAAGAQERLSACQGPALGPL